One genomic region from Phycisphaeraceae bacterium encodes:
- a CDS encoding helix-turn-helix domain-containing protein: MSRHDPASPMMDRLLTYREVAAVLGVSDRAVWTLVDEGKLPAVRFGRSVRIDPADLRLFIERAKGAPQVVDHG; the protein is encoded by the coding sequence ATGAGTCGCCACGACCCTGCATCTCCCATGATGGATCGCCTCTTGACCTACAGGGAGGTCGCAGCAGTGCTGGGTGTCAGTGACCGCGCGGTTTGGACTCTTGTCGATGAGGGCAAGCTGCCCGCCGTTCGGTTTGGGCGCAGTGTCCGCATTGATCCTGCTGATCTCCGGTTGTTCATCGAGCGAGCAAAGGGAGCGCCCCAGGTGGTGGACCATGGGTGA
- the gatC gene encoding Asp-tRNA(Asn)/Glu-tRNA(Gln) amidotransferase subunit GatC: protein MPPLSADDIHRLARLAKLSIASDQVADLQARLEAVLHHAENLATLDLEGVEPMSHVEGDVNRLASDELGPHLDHDASLGLAPDRYTDYFKVPKVLGEGGGA, encoded by the coding sequence ATGCCTCCCCTTTCAGCCGACGACATCCATCGCCTCGCGCGACTCGCCAAACTTTCGATCGCTTCCGATCAAGTCGCGGACCTGCAGGCTCGGCTCGAAGCAGTCCTCCACCACGCCGAGAACCTCGCGACCCTCGATCTGGAAGGTGTCGAACCGATGTCTCATGTCGAGGGCGACGTCAACCGCCTCGCGTCCGACGAACTCGGCCCGCACCTCGACCACGACGCCTCGCTCGGCTTGGCTCCGGACCGATACACCGACTATTTCAAAGTTCCCAAGGTTCTCGGCGAAGGCGGCGGAGCATGA
- a CDS encoding putative DNA binding domain-containing protein has protein sequence MRSASELIEELNAVDESTSIEAKAGSEIGKSIIETVCAFANEPGLGGGYLVLGVERIRQQEQLFDVGYEATGLTVPEKVQADLASQCASMLSKPVRPEIRVERVGNASVVVAHIPEAASTDKPVYIMSKGLPRGAFRRIGPADQACTEDDLIVLYEGHRAETYDTTIITDGTLADIDASAISEYRALRANVNVNAEELTWSDGDLLRAFGCAREEGGVVRPTVAGVLLFGTPMALRRCFPMVRVDYIRVAGREWVKDPDRRFDTVEIRAPLISTIRRATNAILDDLPKSFSLPSGEIQSTDEPILPLRVIREAVVNAVMHRSYRIQGAPTQIIRYANRLEIRNPGHSLKAEDHLGQPGSETRNPKIAAVLHEVNIAETKGSGIRVMRELMQRNNLLPPTLDSSRQPDQFVATFLFHHFLGPDDLAWLGGLTAEKLSDEESRALVFVREMGAIDNAAYREINQTDTLKASTHLRRLRDLKLLEKKGSGSRTYYEPGEMFVPGPRTGSASAGAESHQAAAQSHQAAAQSHQPEAKSRQVEPNRVTPEYLPPQIAHRLPKAGQRPSQDVLRALIIDLCAAQPLSARNLAALLGRRDHKPLIRDHLSPLIEDGRLHYTIPEMPKHPNQAYAASPPDGGGEP, from the coding sequence ATGAGGTCTGCATCCGAACTTATTGAAGAACTTAACGCAGTGGACGAGTCGACGTCGATCGAGGCCAAGGCTGGCTCGGAAATCGGAAAGTCGATCATTGAGACTGTGTGCGCCTTCGCGAACGAGCCTGGGCTGGGCGGGGGTTACCTGGTGCTCGGCGTTGAACGGATCCGTCAGCAGGAGCAGCTCTTTGATGTCGGGTACGAGGCAACGGGATTGACCGTACCGGAGAAAGTGCAGGCGGACCTCGCATCGCAGTGCGCCTCGATGCTCAGCAAACCGGTGCGTCCCGAGATCCGCGTCGAGAGGGTTGGTAACGCGTCGGTCGTGGTGGCCCATATCCCCGAAGCGGCCTCCACCGACAAGCCGGTCTACATCATGAGCAAGGGCCTTCCGAGGGGTGCGTTCCGGCGCATCGGCCCGGCCGATCAGGCCTGCACCGAGGACGACTTGATCGTGCTTTATGAGGGGCACCGGGCTGAGACGTACGACACGACGATCATCACCGATGGAACGCTCGCGGACATCGACGCAAGCGCAATCAGCGAGTATCGGGCGCTGCGAGCGAATGTGAATGTGAACGCGGAGGAGCTGACGTGGTCAGACGGTGATCTGCTGCGGGCGTTTGGGTGCGCTCGTGAAGAGGGGGGCGTGGTGCGACCGACGGTGGCGGGCGTGCTGCTGTTCGGCACGCCGATGGCACTGCGCCGTTGCTTTCCCATGGTGCGGGTGGACTACATTCGGGTGGCGGGGCGGGAGTGGGTTAAGGACCCGGACCGGAGGTTCGACACGGTGGAAATCCGTGCTCCGCTCATCTCGACCATCCGGCGGGCGACAAACGCTATCCTCGACGATCTTCCGAAGTCGTTCTCGCTGCCTTCCGGCGAAATCCAGAGCACGGACGAGCCGATCTTGCCACTGCGGGTGATCCGGGAGGCGGTGGTGAACGCGGTGATGCACCGAAGTTACCGCATTCAGGGCGCTCCGACTCAGATTATTCGTTACGCGAACCGACTGGAGATCCGCAACCCCGGCCACTCGCTCAAGGCAGAGGATCATCTTGGCCAGCCGGGCTCGGAGACGCGAAATCCCAAGATTGCGGCGGTACTGCACGAGGTGAACATTGCCGAGACGAAGGGATCGGGCATCCGCGTGATGCGGGAGTTGATGCAGCGGAACAACCTGCTTCCCCCGACGCTGGACTCGAGTCGCCAGCCCGACCAGTTCGTGGCCACTTTCCTGTTTCATCATTTCCTTGGGCCGGATGACTTGGCGTGGCTCGGGGGGCTGACCGCCGAGAAGCTGTCGGATGAGGAATCGCGGGCCCTGGTGTTCGTCCGGGAGATGGGGGCGATCGACAACGCCGCCTATCGGGAGATCAACCAGACGGACACCCTTAAGGCCTCAACCCATCTTCGCCGCCTGCGGGATCTGAAGCTGCTGGAGAAAAAAGGGTCGGGCAGCCGGACCTACTACGAGCCGGGAGAGATGTTCGTGCCCGGTCCGCGTACTGGTTCGGCAAGCGCAGGAGCCGAAAGTCACCAGGCGGCGGCGCAAAGTCACCAGGCGGCGGCGCAAAGTCACCAGCCTGAGGCCAAAAGTCGCCAGGTGGAGCCCAATCGAGTGACACCCGAGTATCTCCCTCCCCAGATTGCCCACCGTCTTCCGAAAGCGGGCCAGCGACCGAGTCAGGACGTCCTGCGGGCACTGATCATTGACCTCTGCGCCGCCCAACCGCTGTCCGCAAGGAACTTGGCGGCTCTCCTTGGGCGGCGAGACCACAAGCCCCTGATTCGCGATCACCTCAGCCCGCTGATCGAAGATGGCCGGTTACACTACACGATTCCCGAAATGCCCAAACATCCCAATCAAGCCTATGCGGCCAGCCCTCCAGATGGGGGGGGTGAACCTTGA
- a CDS encoding DUF3987 domain-containing protein, with translation MGDRIDAVLDALTREGCRPTRQGEAWSACCPAHDDRNPSLSIGVGADARVLLHCHAGCAVEAILGALGLTLRELMPAPIVEARSLPALSREPKSGSTFPTADEAIAAYERTHGPCAARWTYTDTTGEPVGEVLRWNPPTGGKVVRPICRRGDGWAMAAMPEPRPLLHLPELSHLPDGALIYVVEGETCVDAARALRLVATTSAGGSKAAGKSDWSAMKGKVVVIFPDNDPAGVAYAEDVARQCRAAGAQEVHVVRLADHWPGLAPGGDLVDVVAMDGDDVEALKAKLDALALANAPVIEDEPVPDCPESPPTFNPAALFPDATGDICDFFADLARSTQTPPEMAALLGLAVGSACICNVACIRGHGDHIEPAPLWALVLSEPGTRKSAVLTELLRPILKWEADKGREMRPLIAAAAQRHRIAERRIRALEDQASRNDNPLQRAAIEGDAILLAQEKEATPVPTSPALLACEPTPEALVRQMKDNHGRALLASAEGDALDIVQGRYSGVRNYGALLKGHAGDPYRAHRIGRPSDVIDRPALAVALCVQRAAVEAVWCDPQAEGRGLLARFAVIAPPDLVGTRDVRPEQVAVSAREAWHSAITRLLSFEPSDDPNVDPVAIALSPEADAVYHAFQLRNEAALGLGDLAERRAWGGKLCGLSLRFALTLHALATWGRTNTPADATHIDVETMASAIAWADYLAASELHARLSIIEPPEGRVMKRHLALISRHGGSVSIREWQRLRSLRRATDAEAELDAMVNAGHGMWSWHAPGARGGRPSRRFTLNGHAIASDTSPPTPAAHAPDGPQGGVSSVSSVSGGEVRAPID, from the coding sequence ATGGGTGACCGGATCGATGCCGTGCTCGATGCGCTCACCCGAGAGGGCTGCAGGCCAACGCGACAGGGTGAGGCGTGGTCGGCGTGCTGCCCCGCGCACGACGACCGTAATCCTTCGCTGTCGATCGGAGTCGGCGCGGATGCTCGCGTCCTCTTGCACTGCCACGCCGGGTGCGCGGTGGAAGCGATCCTCGGCGCGCTAGGGCTGACGCTAAGAGAGCTCATGCCAGCACCGATCGTCGAAGCGAGGAGCTTGCCCGCCCTTTCTCGCGAACCAAAGAGCGGCTCGACTTTTCCCACCGCCGACGAAGCGATCGCGGCCTATGAGCGCACACACGGGCCATGTGCTGCACGATGGACCTACACCGACACGACAGGCGAACCGGTCGGCGAAGTGCTCCGATGGAATCCGCCAACGGGTGGAAAGGTCGTGCGGCCGATCTGTCGGCGCGGCGATGGCTGGGCCATGGCGGCGATGCCTGAGCCACGACCACTGCTGCACTTGCCTGAGTTGTCGCATCTACCCGACGGTGCACTGATCTATGTCGTGGAGGGCGAAACGTGCGTGGATGCCGCTCGGGCCCTCCGTCTTGTTGCCACGACCAGTGCAGGCGGCAGCAAGGCTGCGGGCAAGTCCGACTGGTCTGCGATGAAGGGCAAGGTCGTCGTGATCTTCCCCGACAACGACCCGGCGGGCGTGGCGTACGCCGAAGATGTAGCGCGGCAATGCCGGGCGGCCGGCGCTCAGGAAGTCCACGTTGTCCGGCTGGCCGACCACTGGCCCGGGCTTGCACCAGGCGGCGACCTTGTCGACGTCGTCGCGATGGATGGGGACGATGTCGAGGCATTAAAAGCGAAGTTGGATGCGTTGGCATTGGCGAACGCACCCGTCATCGAGGATGAGCCCGTACCGGACTGTCCGGAGAGTCCGCCTACGTTCAATCCCGCTGCACTCTTCCCCGACGCGACCGGTGACATCTGCGACTTCTTCGCCGACCTGGCTCGCTCGACCCAGACGCCACCCGAGATGGCCGCGCTGCTTGGCTTGGCCGTGGGGTCGGCATGCATCTGCAACGTCGCGTGCATACGAGGGCATGGAGATCACATCGAGCCGGCCCCCTTGTGGGCCCTTGTACTCTCTGAGCCTGGCACGCGCAAGTCGGCAGTGTTAACCGAACTGCTGCGGCCGATTCTGAAGTGGGAGGCCGACAAGGGTCGCGAAATGCGCCCTCTCATCGCCGCGGCGGCCCAGCGGCATCGCATCGCTGAACGGCGTATTCGCGCACTCGAGGATCAAGCATCTAGGAATGACAACCCGCTCCAACGCGCTGCGATCGAGGGTGACGCGATCCTGCTCGCCCAAGAGAAGGAAGCGACCCCCGTACCAACCTCGCCAGCGCTCTTGGCATGTGAGCCGACGCCGGAAGCGCTTGTGCGACAGATGAAGGACAATCACGGGCGGGCACTGCTCGCGAGCGCCGAGGGTGACGCGCTCGATATCGTGCAGGGACGTTACTCCGGCGTGCGAAACTACGGCGCGCTCCTGAAGGGTCACGCGGGCGATCCGTATCGTGCTCATCGAATCGGTCGCCCTTCCGACGTGATCGACCGCCCAGCGCTTGCAGTGGCACTGTGCGTCCAACGGGCGGCGGTCGAGGCGGTGTGGTGCGATCCGCAGGCGGAGGGACGTGGACTTCTTGCCCGCTTTGCCGTCATCGCCCCCCCGGACCTCGTTGGCACGCGCGACGTACGCCCCGAGCAGGTGGCGGTGTCTGCGCGGGAGGCGTGGCATTCCGCCATCACCAGACTGCTCTCCTTCGAGCCGAGCGACGATCCCAATGTCGACCCCGTTGCCATCGCGCTCTCACCCGAGGCCGACGCGGTGTACCACGCCTTCCAACTGCGGAACGAAGCCGCTCTGGGGCTCGGTGATCTGGCCGAGCGCCGCGCGTGGGGCGGCAAGCTCTGCGGCCTTTCACTGCGGTTCGCGCTGACGCTGCACGCGCTGGCGACTTGGGGTCGAACGAACACGCCCGCGGACGCCACTCACATCGATGTCGAAACGATGGCATCTGCCATCGCGTGGGCCGACTACCTCGCCGCCTCTGAGCTTCACGCGCGGCTCAGCATCATCGAGCCCCCCGAGGGGCGTGTCATGAAGCGTCACCTCGCACTGATCTCTCGCCACGGCGGGTCTGTGAGCATTCGCGAGTGGCAACGCCTCCGCTCGCTACGCCGGGCAACCGACGCCGAGGCGGAACTCGACGCCATGGTGAATGCTGGTCATGGTATGTGGTCATGGCACGCGCCTGGGGCCCGCGGTGGTCGGCCTTCGCGTCGGTTCACACTCAACGGCCATGCCATTGCGTCCGACACATCCCCGCCCACGCCGGCAGCACACGCCCCGGATGGGCCGCAGGGCGGGGTTTCGTCAGTTTCGTCAGTGTCAGGCGGTGAGGTCCGCGCGCCCATCGACTAA
- a CDS encoding 2-C-methyl-D-erythritol 4-phosphate cytidylyltransferase yields MRVAVIIPAAGASARFRTDDPTRSKLDEDLGGKPVLQRTVELFNTRDDVGTIIVAAPASDDAFAAFSLRHSDKLSLFGVQICRGGAKHRYESVAKALALVSDDHTHVAIHDAARPAASETLIDRVFDAAARHPAVIPGIPLDDTLKRAGDPITESPDADPIAAILGASTGNQHLRPVLETCDRTGLVAVQTPQVFELALLRRAYAQNDLSSTDDASLVEKLGQRVLIVAGERRNIKITRPEDVHIIRSILGLRGPDTRATHKRF; encoded by the coding sequence ATGCGTGTAGCAGTCATCATTCCCGCAGCAGGTGCTTCGGCCCGATTTCGCACCGATGACCCTACCCGATCCAAACTAGACGAAGATCTAGGCGGAAAACCTGTTCTTCAGCGCACAGTCGAACTCTTCAACACCCGCGACGACGTCGGCACCATTATCGTCGCCGCCCCGGCCTCCGACGATGCCTTCGCTGCCTTCTCGCTGCGACACAGCGACAAACTGTCACTTTTTGGCGTACAGATCTGCCGTGGAGGAGCCAAGCACCGATACGAATCAGTCGCAAAGGCACTTGCTCTGGTCAGCGACGACCACACTCACGTGGCCATCCATGACGCTGCGCGCCCTGCTGCTTCAGAGACTCTGATCGACCGCGTTTTTGATGCTGCAGCCCGTCACCCGGCCGTGATCCCAGGCATTCCCCTCGACGACACCCTCAAACGAGCGGGCGATCCGATCACGGAGTCACCTGACGCCGACCCGATTGCCGCCATCCTCGGCGCATCCACCGGAAATCAACACCTTCGCCCCGTTCTCGAAACCTGCGACCGCACAGGTCTTGTGGCTGTTCAGACGCCTCAGGTTTTCGAACTTGCTCTCCTTCGCCGCGCTTACGCCCAGAATGATCTGTCAAGCACCGACGATGCCTCGCTTGTCGAGAAACTCGGTCAGCGTGTCCTCATCGTCGCGGGCGAACGCCGCAACATCAAAATCACACGCCCCGAAGACGTGCACATCATCCGCTCGATCCTCGGGCTGCGAGGCCCGGACACACGCGCCACGCACAAACGCTTCTGA
- a CDS encoding DUF2314 domain-containing protein, whose translation MIGSILRTLTRLFRPRARRSDLNFSVVILMKELPNLTDAEIVSAVRRALPTSAPTLLEASALPAPDFAPNLEDPGRMIPVAVNRCVYGILIARFAYDPDPESNTTPTSRPDFDAAYRAHKAWIAIDHLGGDTDQAFAVIGQIAAEIAPSTATLLFLPGLNLAAIPTPEILEAMRTGPWLDLMSNVAQPSVIHRPQDDAALADAAREAHSRFPEFAEAFALKKGINHSAKFPFDDGQAVEHMWIDVHAITDTTISGTLGNEPHEVKGFALGDQVTRPIDQLEDWLYIHNNDIVGGFSVQILIDEHES comes from the coding sequence ATGATCGGCTCGATCCTGCGCACACTGACGCGGCTCTTTCGCCCGCGCGCCCGGCGCAGCGATCTCAACTTTTCTGTCGTCATCCTGATGAAGGAACTCCCCAATCTGACAGATGCTGAAATTGTCAGTGCGGTGCGCCGCGCGCTTCCGACGAGTGCTCCGACTCTGCTCGAAGCGTCTGCCCTCCCGGCTCCAGACTTCGCTCCGAACCTCGAAGATCCCGGACGCATGATTCCCGTGGCTGTGAATCGCTGTGTGTACGGCATCCTGATCGCTCGCTTTGCGTACGACCCCGACCCCGAGTCCAACACCACCCCGACCTCCCGGCCTGACTTTGATGCTGCCTACCGCGCGCACAAGGCATGGATCGCCATCGACCATCTCGGGGGCGACACCGATCAGGCCTTTGCTGTCATCGGACAAATCGCTGCCGAGATCGCGCCTTCCACTGCCACGCTCCTCTTCCTGCCGGGTCTCAATCTTGCTGCGATTCCCACGCCCGAAATTCTCGAAGCCATGCGCACGGGGCCGTGGCTCGACCTGATGAGCAATGTTGCGCAGCCCTCCGTTATCCACCGCCCGCAAGATGATGCTGCCCTTGCCGATGCTGCACGCGAAGCCCACTCGCGATTTCCCGAGTTTGCCGAAGCCTTTGCGCTCAAGAAAGGCATCAACCACTCGGCTAAGTTTCCCTTCGACGATGGCCAGGCGGTCGAACATATGTGGATCGACGTCCACGCCATCACTGATACCACGATCTCAGGCACGCTCGGCAATGAGCCTCACGAGGTCAAAGGCTTCGCACTGGGCGACCAAGTCACACGCCCGATCGACCAACTCGAGGATTGGCTCTACATTCACAACAACGACATCGTCGGCGGATTCTCCGTTCAGATCCTCATTGACGAGCACGAATCATGA
- a CDS encoding type II secretion system protein: protein MLKFSRDVQVKSPRQESLPRLSWAMCTRKTRLIRGFSLIELVVVIGIVMILIGLMAPSLGRAMSQAKLTRDVALVRQHAATIAMYAGDYKEAHPYPYDLTGHLYRVAGDWALPMIESGHFENVAEVDPYTLDGRLFSYMMSIAMVYNADEMRPGYVPLAIHQKSNTTRAFQVLFPSSKGLLVRESNGLAPSEGGTGFCCAWPWIAPIAFSDGSAGSGTYVDFNEEMPLLLDEGIGMPVISTWFGVRGRDR, encoded by the coding sequence ATGCTCAAGTTCTCACGCGATGTGCAAGTGAAGTCACCGAGGCAAGAGTCGTTGCCCCGGCTGAGCTGGGCAATGTGCACGCGGAAGACTCGGCTCATCCGGGGTTTCTCGCTGATCGAACTGGTGGTTGTGATCGGGATCGTGATGATCTTGATAGGGCTGATGGCTCCATCGCTCGGCCGGGCGATGTCGCAGGCGAAACTGACGCGCGATGTGGCGCTGGTGCGACAGCATGCCGCGACGATTGCGATGTATGCCGGAGATTACAAGGAGGCCCACCCGTATCCATACGATCTGACAGGGCACTTGTACAGGGTTGCAGGTGACTGGGCTTTGCCGATGATCGAGAGCGGGCACTTCGAGAATGTGGCGGAGGTCGATCCGTATACGCTCGACGGTCGTTTGTTCTCTTACATGATGTCGATTGCGATGGTGTATAACGCGGATGAAATGAGACCGGGCTATGTGCCTCTCGCGATTCATCAGAAGTCTAACACGACTCGTGCCTTTCAGGTGCTCTTTCCGAGTTCAAAGGGCCTGCTGGTGCGAGAAAGCAACGGACTTGCGCCTTCTGAAGGAGGAACGGGGTTTTGCTGTGCTTGGCCTTGGATCGCGCCGATCGCATTCAGCGATGGCTCGGCGGGTAGCGGAACGTATGTGGATTTCAACGAAGAAATGCCGCTGCTCCTTGATGAGGGCATCGGCATGCCAGTGATCTCGACATGGTTCGGGGTGCGTGGTCGAGATCGATAA
- the gatA gene encoding Asp-tRNA(Asn)/Glu-tRNA(Gln) amidotransferase subunit GatA, which translates to MTSLASHAIAAAHAHQPSLNAFTQIFDPADVDLRDKRPAINDTLSSTPIAIKDNICTTQGLTTAGSRILANYRSPFAATAVARLEAAGVAIIAKTNMDEFGMGSSTEHSPFGPTSNPWSLDHVPGGSSGGSAAAVAARIVPAALGSDTGGSIRQPASHCGVVGLKPTYGRVSRFGLVAYASSLDCIGPITANVRLAAAILQTIAGEDPHDSTSSRQPVPNYLATIDEPIPDLRIGLVRSMLTEHNHQDVNAAVERTAGALRLRGATIVDVDLPTAPLAIDAYYIVATAEASSNLARYDGVRYGVRAALAPSDSLDDLYTRSRSQGFGREVQRRIMLGAHVLSAGYYDAYYLRALKTRRLIKQDYDRAFSEHRVHALLMPASPGPAFRRGEKLADPLALYLEDIYTVGINLAGLPAITIPVATTSATPSLPIGVQLVARPFDEQTLLAIARAAEAELDFQFKPAI; encoded by the coding sequence ATGACCAGCCTCGCCTCTCACGCCATCGCTGCTGCCCACGCCCATCAGCCGTCGCTCAACGCCTTCACGCAGATCTTTGATCCGGCGGACGTCGATCTGCGCGACAAGCGTCCAGCCATCAATGACACGCTCAGCAGCACCCCCATCGCCATCAAGGACAACATCTGCACGACCCAAGGCCTCACCACTGCGGGCAGTCGGATTCTCGCCAACTACCGCTCACCGTTCGCCGCCACCGCCGTCGCTCGCCTCGAAGCTGCTGGCGTTGCCATCATCGCCAAGACCAACATGGATGAGTTCGGCATGGGCTCTTCGACCGAGCACTCGCCCTTTGGCCCAACCTCGAACCCCTGGAGCCTCGATCACGTTCCCGGTGGAAGCTCCGGCGGCTCCGCGGCTGCTGTTGCGGCACGCATCGTCCCCGCGGCGCTCGGCTCCGACACCGGAGGCTCCATCCGTCAACCGGCTTCACACTGCGGGGTCGTCGGGCTCAAGCCCACCTATGGCCGCGTGAGTCGGTTCGGGCTCGTCGCCTACGCCTCGAGCCTCGATTGCATCGGCCCGATCACCGCCAATGTTCGCCTCGCAGCTGCGATTCTTCAGACCATCGCCGGAGAGGATCCGCACGATTCGACCTCCTCGCGCCAGCCCGTGCCGAACTACCTGGCGACGATAGATGAACCGATCCCTGACCTGCGCATCGGTCTCGTGCGCTCGATGCTCACCGAGCACAATCACCAGGACGTGAACGCTGCGGTCGAGCGCACCGCTGGCGCACTTCGGCTGCGTGGCGCGACCATCGTCGATGTCGATCTTCCGACCGCGCCGCTTGCCATCGATGCGTATTACATTGTTGCGACGGCAGAAGCGAGTTCCAACCTTGCTCGCTACGACGGCGTGCGCTATGGCGTGCGGGCTGCGCTCGCGCCGAGCGACTCGCTGGATGACTTGTACACACGCTCGCGTTCGCAAGGCTTCGGGCGCGAGGTGCAGCGGCGCATCATGCTCGGAGCGCACGTGCTCTCAGCCGGGTACTACGACGCATACTACTTGCGTGCGCTCAAGACTCGCCGACTCATCAAACAGGACTACGACCGCGCTTTTTCCGAGCACCGCGTCCACGCATTGCTGATGCCTGCATCGCCCGGGCCCGCATTCCGCCGTGGCGAGAAACTCGCCGATCCACTCGCGCTCTATCTCGAAGATATCTACACGGTCGGCATCAACCTCGCCGGGCTGCCAGCCATCACGATTCCCGTCGCTACGACCTCCGCCACGCCCTCGCTTCCGATCGGAGTGCAACTTGTCGCTCGCCCGTTCGACGAACAGACACTGCTCGCGATTGCTCGCGCAGCCGAGGCCGAACTCGATTTTCAATTCAAGCCCGCGATCTGA
- a CDS encoding DUF11 domain-containing protein, with the protein MQVKSLKLAGAVLFAASLLLGTGCRSHEQRATSETVKVEHVAVELEGQPDPWWDPRPPKRRTDGVPAQAPAQETRAPAVTAGRGSVSAAYPTGDPRTSAILIEKFFPTTVNAGAPFDYEIRVTNLTSLDLDNVQIWDSVPNNFRLISADPSVTSSDAGTLHWLLGSMGPREVRTIKVRGSAPAEGSIQACAKVSYDTSLCNEILVVKPALTLAVTTIPEALICDNIPIKYTVCNTGTGPATNVVVTETLPEGLTVNGAREVRFTAPALAAGQCQDFTVMAKAAKTGAFSFAGNAAAEGDLKATAEAARTTVRQAVLAVDIECPGRTFLGRNTTFKVTAENKGDGVAAGASLVVPVPAGSEFVSATGGGTLQGGNVVWNLGNFAPGARVSGEIVVRASSAQSLTARATLTGTCATAVNDQCQTNIEGIPAMLLDGYDDPDPIELRQTVTYTLTVTNQGSADLTNVRFRSFMDEGNTMEFVSATGATPDGPATGQARGLEITFPAVTRIAPGATATYRITVRAVKAGQVSFRAESVSNEITRPLIKVETTNFYE; encoded by the coding sequence ATGCAAGTGAAATCGTTGAAACTGGCAGGCGCGGTGCTTTTTGCAGCATCGCTGTTGCTGGGCACCGGATGCCGGTCCCATGAACAGCGGGCGACAAGCGAGACGGTCAAAGTCGAGCACGTCGCTGTGGAGTTGGAGGGGCAGCCCGATCCGTGGTGGGATCCGAGGCCACCCAAGCGTCGGACAGACGGCGTTCCGGCCCAAGCACCCGCACAGGAGACACGCGCTCCGGCAGTGACGGCAGGACGTGGCTCGGTCTCGGCGGCGTATCCGACGGGCGATCCACGCACGAGCGCGATCCTGATCGAGAAGTTCTTCCCGACCACGGTCAACGCAGGTGCGCCGTTCGATTACGAAATTCGGGTGACCAACCTGACGAGCCTCGATCTGGACAATGTTCAGATCTGGGACTCAGTCCCGAACAACTTCCGTCTGATCTCCGCCGATCCGTCGGTCACGAGTTCGGACGCTGGCACATTGCACTGGCTTCTCGGCTCGATGGGACCGCGCGAAGTTCGCACAATCAAGGTCCGCGGGTCCGCCCCGGCTGAGGGCAGTATTCAGGCCTGCGCCAAGGTGTCGTATGACACGAGCCTCTGCAATGAGATCCTTGTCGTCAAGCCGGCCCTGACGCTCGCGGTCACGACCATTCCGGAAGCCTTGATCTGCGACAACATCCCGATCAAGTACACCGTGTGCAACACCGGCACCGGCCCGGCGACCAACGTCGTTGTCACCGAAACGCTGCCCGAAGGTCTCACCGTCAACGGTGCGCGTGAAGTTCGCTTCACCGCCCCGGCTCTCGCAGCCGGACAGTGCCAGGACTTCACCGTCATGGCCAAGGCTGCCAAGACAGGCGCGTTCTCGTTCGCGGGCAATGCCGCAGCCGAAGGCGATCTGAAGGCCACCGCCGAGGCAGCTCGCACCACCGTGCGTCAGGCTGTGCTCGCAGTTGATATCGAGTGCCCCGGCCGCACCTTCCTCGGCCGCAACACGACCTTCAAGGTCACGGCTGAGAACAAGGGTGACGGCGTGGCCGCTGGTGCTTCGCTGGTCGTTCCCGTTCCGGCAGGTTCCGAGTTCGTCTCCGCCACTGGCGGTGGCACACTCCAGGGCGGAAACGTCGTCTGGAATCTCGGCAACTTCGCACCCGGTGCACGCGTGAGCGGCGAGATCGTCGTCCGCGCATCGTCGGCTCAGAGCCTGACCGCCCGCGCAACTCTCACGGGAACCTGCGCCACAGCGGTCAACGATCAGTGCCAGACCAACATCGAAGGTATTCCCGCGATGCTGCTCGACGGCTATGACGATCCGGACCCGATCGAACTCCGCCAGACCGTGACGTACACGCTCACCGTCACCAACCAGGGTTCGGCAGACCTGACCAATGTTCGCTTCCGCTCCTTCATGGACGAAGGCAACACGATGGAGTTCGTCTCCGCCACCGGCGCGACACCCGATGGCCCGGCCACTGGCCAGGCCCGCGGACTCGAGATCACCTTCCCGGCTGTCACTCGGATCGCTCCGGGGGCAACCGCGACCTATCGGATTACGGTCCGTGCGGTCAAGGCCGGTCAGGTGTCCTTCCGTGCCGAGTCGGTCTCGAACGAGATCACCAGGCCTCTGATCAAGGTCGAGACGACCAACTTCTACGAGTAA